GCCAGGTCGGGCAGGAAGGCGTCGGGCCGGGTGGCGGCGAGGCCGCGGCGGATCGCCAGCGCCTCCTCGCTGGCCGCCAGGGCGTCTTCCCACCGGCCGAGGGCGGAGAGGAAAGCCGACAGATTGTTGAGCGACAGGGCCAGGTTGGGCAGGAAGGCGTCGGGCCGGGTGGCGGCGAGGGTTCGGTAGATCGCCGCCGCCTCCTCGCCGGCCGCCAGGGCGTCTTCCCGCCGGCCGAGGGCGGAGAGGCAGTTCGACTGGTTGTTGAGCGACATGGCCAGGTCGGGCAGGAAGGCGTCGGGCCGGGTGGCGGCGAGGGTTCGGTAGATCGCCACCGCCTTCTCGCTGGCCGCCAGGGCGTCTTCCCGCCGGCCGAGGGCGGCGAGGCGACCCGACTGGTTGTTGAGCGACATGGCCAGGTCGGGCAGGAAGGCGTCGAGCCGGGCGGCGGCGAGGGTTCGGTAGATCGCCACCGCCTCCTCGCCGGCCGCCAGGGCGTCTTCCCGCCGGCCGAGGTCGGAGAGGTGCATCGACTGGTTGTTGAGCGACATGGCCAGGTCGGGCAGGAAGGCGTCGGGCCGGGCGGCGGCGAGGGTTCGGTGGATCGCCGCCGCCTCCTCGCTGGCCGCCAGGGCATCTTCCCGCCGGCCGAGGTCGGAGAGGGAGTTCGACAGGTTGTTGAGCGATCCGGCCAGGTCGGGCAGGAAGGCGTCGGGCCAAGCGGCGGCGAGGGTTCGGTAGATCGCCACCGCCTCCTCGTTGGCCGCCAGGGCGTCTTCCCGCCGGCCGAGGTTGGAAAGGTGATTCGACAGGTTGTTGAGCGAGCCGGCCAGGTCGGGCAGGAAGGCGTCGGGCCAAGCGGCGGCGAGGGTTCGGTGGATCGCCACCGCCTCCTCGCCGGCCGCCAGGGCGTCTTCCCGCCGGCCGAGGGCGGAGAGGCGGTTCGACAGGTTGTTGAGGACCGCGCCCCGGAGTTTCGCGCCCGTTTCCCCCGGCAGGTCGCGGGCGGCGGCCAGGATGGTTTCCAGCAATTCCAGGGCGGTTTCCCGCAATTCCAGGGTGTCTTGCGGCAGGGCGTTGGACAGGGCCATCAGCGCGTCCAGGCCGGTGGCGTCGGCGCGCAGGGCTTGCAGCCACGAAA
This portion of the Magnetospirillum sp. WYHS-4 genome encodes:
- a CDS encoding tetratricopeptide repeat protein, whose amino-acid sequence is GGGIAPILPDILGEAAAILALGPLPDGGVEAVRRAAAPNPAAVIRGVVRACQDFLIRGQRTPLSWLQALRADATGLDALMALSNALPQDTLELRETALELLETILAAARDLPGETGAKLRGAVLNNLSNRLSALGRREDALAAGEEAVAIHRTLAAAWPDAFLPDLAGSLNNLSNHLSNLGRREDALAANEEAVAIYRTLAAAWPDAFLPDLAGSLNNLSNSLSDLGRREDALAASEEAAAIHRTLAAARPDAFLPDLAMSLNNQSMHLSDLGRREDALAAGEEAVAIYRTLAAARLDAFLPDLAMSLNNQSGRLAALGRREDALAASEKAVAIYRTLAATRPDAFLPDLAMSLNNQSNCLSALGRREDALAAGEEAAAIYRTLAATRPDAFLPNLALSLNNLSAFLSALGRWEDALAASEEALAIRRGLAATRPDAFLPDLAMSLNNQSAFLSDLGRREDALAASEEAVAIYRTLAAARPDAFLPDLAMSLNNQSGRLAALGRREDALAASEEAVAILRTLAAARPDAFAENLAISLWTLAKRLDEAGRAEEALAANRDAVATLSPLFRRHPAAVAGRMAGMAREYLERCEKAGTEPDGDLLGPVVAVFQGLQGKE